The Anaerotignum faecicola region GAATCTTCGTTCGTGATAGTAATTGAGGGAATTCATTAAACATACATTCCAATTCTTTTTTTAGGGGAAATTTAGGGTTTTGAGCATTCTTGTGATCCAGCTTGTCGAATAAATACTCAAACGCCATAACTTGTTCTACAAATCGCTGCGGTGTATACATGGAGTTAAAATCCCCTAAATGCCCCAGGGGAATGCTTTGTGTTATTTTATTGCCAGAATCTAACGCTATGTTATTTAAGATTTTTGGGATGTATTTCATAACATCAAATTCGTGGAAGAAACCGCCATGCCCACCAACTATATCTTCTGAAATGAGAGAACAGTAGAACCACCCTGCTTTCAATCCTTGTTTATAAAGTGTAATCCGTTTGAAAGGAACTTCTGCATGGGATGTCATAAACATTGCAAGCCTATGTAGAACATTAGTTATATCATAGCACTCTTGTATCTCGTTGGTGTGTAGTGGCAGAATCAATTCGCACTTTCTGTCGAGGTCTTCCAAAAGCCCGAGTCGGTTATCGTGACCTATCCGGAATTCTAATTCATACTTCTGATCGTTCATACCAAACGGAACCTTATATACAACCTTAGGCTCTATAGCCAAATTGATTCCCGCTCGCACCATGTCAATGTATTCATATTCGTATCTAAAAACTTCATCGAGGGACGGTGATTGAAGGCCTATGGAGTCATACTCTTCATCTTTGTCGAACATATTGATAGTATAGCAACGTAAATAGCAGGTACTGCCCATAGAGTTTTCTACTAAAAAAGTTGCTTTCCGTCCACGAATTCCGATATCAAAACATTGTCCATGCAGGATATAGTTTTCTTTAAAATTATATTCTTTACAAAAATCATCCAGCAGCGAGTCATCCGTAAATAGTTCCATGCGGTAGTTTTCGATTACGAATGGTATCTTTCCGTCTCTGAAGAAAATGAAGCCTTTGACCATCATATCACCTTTCTATTTCTTTCATTCTATAGGTCAAATTGTTACTTTTTAAATTGATGAACCATTACTGACCAAAGCTATTCTTCTTTTCTAATGCCAACCCAATCAATCGATCCGCCTGATCTGCCATGAATAGTGGAATGTTCAGCACATCATCGTCCAGTTTTAGATTGTCCAATGAGAAACGGATGCGGAGTTTGACCTTATCAGGGAACAGTTCCTTGAACTTCTTCATACTCTTGCTAGTTGTGTTGGCTTCGGATTTAACCTCCACGGGGAAGATGTCGTTCTCCCGCTGAATGAGGAAATCCACCTCGTAAGGTGGGTTGTTCTGGCTCCAATAGCGGGGAACCACTTCAAATTGCGTGATCAGGGTCTGCAGCACAAAGTTTTCAGTCAAAGCGCCCTTGAACTCGGTGAACAGGCGGTTGCCCTCTCCAAAGGCCGTGGGAGCCAGCTGTGCCAGACGGCGGAGCAGTCCCACATCTACCAAATAAATCTTGAAGGCAGACAAGTCATCGTAAGCTGCAATCGGCAGGCCGGGAGCTGAGCTGCGATAAATTTTATGCACCAAACGGGCATCTACCAGCCATTGCAAGGCATCCTCGTACTCACGGGCTCGTGCGCCTTCCTTGACCACCTTATAGATAAACTTCTTGTTCTCCCTTGCCAGTTGAGAAGGAACAGACTTCCAAATCATTGAGATTTTCGGGAACTCGCTAAGATTAGGATGCTTGGCAAAATCACGCTCATAGGCTCCGATGATTCCGGACAATGCTTCCTGCATGGCAGAAACATCCCGTGCCTCCGTCCACATCAATACCGGCTCCGGCATACCACCGGTAACATAGTACATTTTCAATTTCTCATACAGCGGATTAAAGAACGCATCGGGAATCGGTTCAATGGTGTTTGCCGTTTCCAGATACTTTGCTAAGTTTTCATCACCGTTGGCAAGCAGAAATTCTGTGAAGGTCATCGGGTCAATCTGCATGAAGTTGACCTTGCCTACTGGGAAGGAAGATGGCTTCGCCAGAGCAATCCCCAACAGAGAACCGGCGCAGGCAACATGGTACTGCGGTGCATTCTCGCAGAAATACTTCATGGAGTTGATAACCTTCGGGCAGTCCTGTACCTCGTCAAAGATGATAAGGGTCTTTTCTGGCACGATCTTCTGACCGCTGGCCAGCATCAAATTTTGCAGGATACGGTCAACATCTTTTGTAGTTTCAAAGAATTGCTTATATTCTTCATTTTCATCGAAGTTAAAATAAGCTGTATTTTCATAATAACGCCTGCCGAACTCTTTCAGAATCCAAGTCTTACCCACCTGACGCACGCCCTTCAAGATTAACGGCTTGCGGTAGGGAGAATTCTTCCAATCCAGCAACTTTTTTAAGATAAATCGTTCCATAGAATCACTCCTCACATTTTTATTGGAGTTTTATGCTTTATAATCACACTTTTATTATATGCGAAATCTATGAAAATTACAACCGAAATCACAAAATTATTAAAATTTAATGCTTATCAATCACACTTTTATATGAGATAGCGAAAAGATTTTCTACAATAAAGGCAGACCACAGCCTCAACATTAGTTATATTACATCTTATCATTCATGTTACATTCCGGATAGGAATGGATAAGATCAGTATCACTATAATCAGTATTGTTACATTGTGCTTATGACAGTTCTTGAATTGTCATAAATACAATTCAAGAATTATCCCATCAAAGAAATAAGGCTGACCTGTTACAGTCAGCCCTAAGTAAAAACTCTATTTCTATTAGCAGAAAATCAGTTCTGCATTAACCATTTCCTCTGCCTGCGCTTTCAGGCTATTCATGTGCTGTGCCCATACAAGCTGTTGAGTCGTCATGTCTGGAGCCGGATTTTTCTCCAGAAGTTCAGCCATTATCTGTTCCACTCTACAACGAGCAGTTTCGTCGATTTCCCATAAGTGCGGGAATAAGGTTTCCGTCAGAATCATGTCATCCAAGAGTATTGGATTGTTTTCCGCAAGAAACGCCCTGCGCATCCTGCCATATTTTCCAAGCGGTTTATCACTTGTGTTGCTCAACTTAATATTAGGGATAAGATAATCACCGCAACGAGTATAAGTCAAATTCTGTGCCATAGTCACTCCTCCAATCCGTTTTTCTCTTTCACCTTCATTGTAATGGATGTTCCCACAAAAGTGAAGTTTGTGGATTGGTCTCTTTGAGAGCAACACACATCTGATGATATACCTTTCGTGACGGTCTGCGATTGCCTTCTTCGATTTTATAGTAGTAGCTTGGTACAATCCCTATCCGTTCTGCAAAAGCCTTCTGTGACAGCCCCAGAGCCGTTCTAACGCTCTTTAGCGCTTCGGTATAGGGTACAGAAAGGAAATGGGAGAAATCATCATAGAGTAAGGACGCTTCGATTTCCAAAACCTCTGCCAGCTTAATAGCTACATCATAAGGAATAGGGTGTTTTCCATTTTCATACATCACAACAGTTGATGGTACAATATCCAGCTTTTCCGCCAACTGTCTTGTTGTCATCTGTTTTCGCTGACGGTAGTACTTGAGATTGTCGCTCGGTAAGTTGGTCTTTGGCTTTTCTTCAAAAGGTATCGTTAAATGGAGTAACAGCTTGCCTTGATGAAATTCACACAACAATGTGTGATTGAAAATACCATTGCAAAAGCAATTAAGTATTGTACCTGAGCTTTATTGATGTTCTTCTGCCGCTGTTCATACTGCTGAATTGTCCGAAGTGGAATGCCTGCCAATTCCGATAGTTCCTTTTGGCTTAAGCCTGCCTTTTGGCGACGTATTTTCAGATTTGTTTCTTTTTTTCGCTCTTTATACAGAACATTCATTGCATCGACAAACTGTCGGATATCCATTTCATGAAAAGGATGATACATACCCAATACCTCTTTGATTGGCACATACAGGTTCATCTCCGCAAAGGACATATCTGTTTCCCATTGATAATAAGCCAATGCCCAGCCTGTCCAGTATTCTTCACTCCGGTTGCTTGCATACATCGGTTTTATTCGTTCATTTTCGATTCCCGAACATTCCAGAACCTTATATGCCAGTTCAACGCCCGACATTCCTACCAAAAGCTGAAAATCACCTTCTCCAAAGCGTTTTGCAATGCCTGAAGTAAGGAATAACTCCCAAAAGTCTCCGACTGCATATTTTAAATCATATACGGCAAAATCCAGCATCCGACCAAGTGCTGTTCTTGCTTTTTCCAGATATACCTTATCGTAAGCGTGGATCATCACTCGTCATCTCCTCATCTATAATCTGCGTAATGAAAATATCACCTTTCTGTCTCCTGTTTCTTTCTACATCAAAATATTCTCTGCGAGCACTTTTGTCTCGGAGCATTTTCTTCTGATACCATTCATCTGCAGCTGCGATTTCATATCCGCAAAATTGTAGCTTTGAAAACGCCTTTTTACTTTTTAAAACAAATTGCTGTCCAAGTTTTTTTAAATACATTGCATGGTTCAACTGCCGGAAAGAAATGGTGCCATTGATAAAATCCTGTGCAAACGAAAAGTAGCTATTATCCGCACGATAACCGATAATCGCATCATACCGCTCATAATCAATAGAAAACTTATCTAAAATATACTCCTTTGCCTCAAGTGCCAGCC contains the following coding sequences:
- a CDS encoding ATP-binding protein encodes the protein MERFILKKLLDWKNSPYRKPLILKGVRQVGKTWILKEFGRRYYENTAYFNFDENEEYKQFFETTKDVDRILQNLMLASGQKIVPEKTLIIFDEVQDCPKVINSMKYFCENAPQYHVACAGSLLGIALAKPSSFPVGKVNFMQIDPMTFTEFLLANGDENLAKYLETANTIEPIPDAFFNPLYEKLKMYYVTGGMPEPVLMWTEARDVSAMQEALSGIIGAYERDFAKHPNLSEFPKISMIWKSVPSQLARENKKFIYKVVKEGARAREYEDALQWLVDARLVHKIYRSSAPGLPIAAYDDLSAFKIYLVDVGLLRRLAQLAPTAFGEGNRLFTEFKGALTENFVLQTLITQFEVVPRYWSQNNPPYEVDFLIQRENDIFPVEVKSEANTTSKSMKKFKELFPDKVKLRIRFSLDNLKLDDDVLNIPLFMADQADRLIGLALEKKNSFGQ
- a CDS encoding TnpV protein, giving the protein MAQNLTYTRCGDYLIPNIKLSNTSDKPLGKYGRMRRAFLAENNPILLDDMILTETLFPHLWEIDETARCRVEQIMAELLEKNPAPDMTTQQLVWAQHMNSLKAQAEEMVNAELIFC
- a CDS encoding helix-turn-helix domain-containing protein, whose product is MLCEFHQGKLLLHLTIPFEEKPKTNLPSDNLKYYRQRKQMTTRQLAEKLDIVPSTVVMYENGKHPIPYDVAIKLAEVLEIEASLLYDDFSHFLSVPYTEALKSVRTALGLSQKAFAERIGIVPSYYYKIEEGNRRPSRKVYHQMCVALKETNPQTSLLWEHPLQ
- a CDS encoding helix-turn-helix domain-containing protein translates to MIHAYDKVYLEKARTALGRMLDFAVYDLKYAVGDFWELFLTSGIAKRFGEGDFQLLVGMSGVELAYKVLECSGIENERIKPMYASNRSEEYWTGWALAYYQWETDMSFAEMNLYVPIKEVLGMYHPFHEMDIRQFVDAMNVLYKERKKETNLKIRRQKAGLSQKELSELAGIPLRTIQQYEQRQKNINKAQVQYLIAFAMVFSITHCCVNFIKASCYSI
- a CDS encoding DUF3990 domain-containing protein, which codes for MRKLYHGSEKIIEKPIYGQRKKYNDYGLGFYCTDSIDMAKEWGVKKDTDGYANCYELDCNGLDILNLNDDQYCILHWLAILLQNREFDIPSGLALEAKEYILDKFSIDYERYDAIIGYRADNSYFSFAQDFINGTISFRQLNHAMYLKKLGQQFVLKSKKAFSKLQFCGYEIAAADEWYQKKMLRDKSARREYFDVERNRRQKGDIFITQIIDEEMTSDDPRLR